A stretch of the Lolium perenne isolate Kyuss_39 chromosome 3, Kyuss_2.0, whole genome shotgun sequence genome encodes the following:
- the LOC127344674 gene encoding uncharacterized protein — MKAKSLPFIAFEHKRDAYGFAVRPQHLQRYREYANIYKEEEEERSDRWKNFIERQAEDDESSGEDAKIVPSIEDEGATGDAGTPDLSDEKTPKQQRPHKIQIWSEIRPSLGHIGEMMSLRIKKKKQSTAGEEDATDTDGVHTVNAEDSKPSEDSDEEFYDVEKVDPGQEGPATDSANADSGINRAASQEGYFPWKEELECLVRGGLPMALRGELWQAFVGIGARRVKGYYESLLAVDGGSGDSKDSDPPTMECGDEKSKASQTPCSEKWRGQIEKDLPRTFPGHPALDEDGRNALRRLLTAYARHNPSVGYCQAMNFFAGLLLLLMSEENAFWALTGIMDDYFDGYFSEEMIESQVDQLVLEELVREKFPKLVNHLDYLGVQVAWVAGPWFLSIYMNMLPWETVLRVWDVLLFDGNRVMLFRTALALMELYGPALVTTKDAGDAVTLLQSLAGSTFDSSQLVLTACMGYQAVDEARLHDLRNKHRPSVLSSMENRAKGLREWRNTSGLASKLYNFNRDAEPLVSISTEQLNDSTDGDANQETSSGNIDDMYHGLTVSTDIDLLPDPKDQVIWLKVELCRLLEERRSAVLRADELETALMEMVKQDNRRELSAKVEQLEQELSELRQSLSDKQEQEQAMLQVLMRVEQEQKVTEDARIFAEQDAAAQKYASHILQEKYDEAMASLAQMENRAVMAETMLEATLQYQSSQQKAQLPSPSPSPRTPTRDASPGQVSQDSSQEFQPRKISLLAPFSLSWRDRNKGKQNNADELTNGKQNNNTAQSVEPPKMDDGNQGGTPKEGERVETPIGDEPRLEMAKMDGDLPTVETTTNKINGQEEHLQEIRLD; from the exons ATGAAGGCCAAGAGCCTCCCCTTCATCGCCTTCGAGCACAAGCG GGACGCCTATGGTTTCGCTGTGCGACCACAGCACTTGCAACGCTACAGGGAGTATGCCAACATCTACAAG gaggaggaagaggagcggtCTGATAGATGGAAGAACTTTATCGAGAGGCAGGCAGAGGATGACGAATCGTCCGGAGAAGATGCTAAGATCGTGCCGTCCATCGAGGACGAAGGTGCTACAGGAGATGCCGGCACTCCTGACCTGTCCGACGAGAAGACACCCAAACAGCAGAGGCCACATAAGATCCAAATATGGTCTGAGATCAGGCCTTCGTTGGGCCACATCGGGGAGATGATGAGCTTGCGTATCAAGAAGAAGAAGCAATCTACCGCTGGCGAAGAGGATGCAACGGATACGGATGGAGTCCACACTGTAAACGCTGAAGACAGCAAGCCCTCGGAGGACTCCGACGAGGAGTTCTATGATGTAGAGAAGGTTGATCCCGGCCAAGAAGGGCCTGCTACTGACAGTGCCAATGCTGATTCAGGCATTAATAGAGCTGCGAGTCAAGAAGGGTATTTTCCTTggaaagaagaattggagtgcttAGTTCGTGGTGGGCTGCCAATGGCTCTAAGAGGAGAG CTATGGCAAGCTTTTGTTGGTATTGGAGCTCGCCGAGTGAAAGGGTACTATGAGAGCCTCCTTGcggtggatggtggaagcggggaCAGCAAAGATTCCGATCCTCCAACTATGGAGTGTGGTGACGAAAAATCGAAAGCATCTCAAACACCTTGTTCCGAAAAGTGGAGAGGGCAAATAGAGAAG GATTTGCCTAGAACATTTCCAGGCCATCCAGCTCTAGATGAGGATGGCAGAAATGCTTTGAGACGATTGCTCACAGCTTATGCTAGACATAATCCATCAGTTGGTTATTGCCAG GCAATGAACTTCTTTGCTGGTTTGTTACTTCTGTTGATGTCCGAGGAGAATGCATTTTG GGCATTGACAGGCATTATGGATGACTATTTTGATGGTTATTTCTCTGAAGAAATGATCGAGTCTCAG GTGGATCAGCTTGTTTTAGAGGAGTTGGTCAGAGAGAAATTCCCCAAGCTAG TAAATCACTTGGACTACCTTGGTGTACAAGTTGCATGGGTTGCTGGACCATGGTTCCTATCTATATACATGAACATGCTTCCCTGGGAAACTG TTCTTCGTGTGTGGGATGTGCTTCTCTTTGATGGAAATCGTGTGATGCTCTTCCGGACTGCCCTTGCACTTATGGAGTTGTATG GTCCTGCACTCGTGACAACAAAAGATGCTGGGGATGCCGTAACTCTCTTACAGTCTTTAGCTGGTTCCACTTTTGACAGCAGCCAGCTTGTTTTAACAGCTTGCATGGGATATCAAGCTGTAGATGAAGCAAGGCTGCATGATCTGAGAAACAAACACCGGCCATCTGTTTTGTCTTCAATGGAAAACAGAGCAAAAGGTCTTCGTGAATGGAGGAACACAAGTGGTCTTGCATCAAAGCTATACAATTTCAACCGTGACGCTGAACCATTGGTGTCAATATCAACAGAACAGTTAAATGACTCGACAGATGGGGATGCTAACCAAGAAACCAGTTCTGGAAATATTGATGATATGTATCATGGCCTGACTGTCAGCACTGATATTGATTTGTTGCCCGATCCGAAAGATCAG GTTATCTGGCTGAAGGTTGAGCTATGCCGACTGCTAGAGGAAAGAAGATCAGCTGTTCTGAG GGCTGATGAATTAGAGACAGCACTAATGGAGATGGTTAAGCAAGATAACAGACGTGAATTAAGTGCAAAG GTAGAGCAGTTAGAACAAGAATTATCTGAGCTAAGGCAATCtctatcagacaagcaggaacagGAACAAGCAATGCTTCAG GTCCTGATGCGTGTAGAGCAAGAACAGAAGGTTACAGAGGATGCACGCATCTTCGCTGAGCAAGATGCTGCTGCTCAGAAATATGCTTCTCATATCCTTCAG GAAAAGTATGATGAAGCGATGGCTTCACTCGCGCAAATGGAGAACAGAGCAGTCATGGCTGAAACAATGTTGGAGGCAACACTTCAATATCAATCTAGTCAGCAAAAAGCACAActaccttccccttccccttctccAAG GACACCAACACGAGATGCATCTCCTGGCCAAGTGAGCCAAGATTCATCACAGGAGTTTCAGCCTAGAAAAATAAGTTTGCTTGCCCCATTTTCTCTCAGTTGGCGTGACAGGAACAAG GGCAAGCAGAACAATGCTGACGAGTTAACAAATGGCAAACAAAATAACAACACTGCGCAAAGTGTTGAGCCACCAAAGATGGATGATGGAAATCAGGGGGGCACACCAAAAGAGGGTGAACGAGTAGAGACACCCATCGGAGATGAACCCCGATTAGAGATGGCCAAGATGGATGGCGATCTGCCAACCGTAGAAACGACTACAAATAAAATAAACGGGCAGGAAGAACACTTACAAGAAATAAGACTAGATTGA